The sequence ATGAGCGTCAGAAGCAATAAAATGCACTAAACCGGCTTCAATCAACTGCTTACTAAGTTTTTGGGTTTTTTTCCCAAAAGTTCCAACATAACTTCCAGCAGTTAATTGAGCTAATGCTCCTTTTTCAATAAGAGTTAATAATTTATTTGAATCATTTAAAATGGCGTGGTTGCGTTCTGGATGGACAATGATTGGAGTAATGCCTTTTGTTTGCAAACTAAAAAATAAAGAGTCCGTAAAGGCGGGGATTGTCGCTGTCGGGAACTCAATCAATAAGTATTGGTTAGTTTCATCAATAAACTGAATTTTATTTCTTTGAATATCTTCAATTAACTCTCCTATAATGCGAACTTCTTGTCCGGGAAAAACAGTTAGCGGAATATCACGATTGTTTAATTCATTTTGAAGGTTTTCTACATCTCTTAGTATATCGATTTTTTCATTATCCCAACGCCCATTTTTATAGTGTGGCGTTGCTAGAATGTGAGTAATTCCCTCAGCAACAGCTGCATGAGCCATTGCTAAAGAATCATCCATTGTTTTTGCACCATCGTCGATGCCGGGTAAAATATGACAATGCAAATCAATCATCTGATTTACTCCTTCTCTCCATAGTAATAATAATAGTTATCGCCAGACATTTCTACACGATTAAAAATCGCACCAATCACGTTGGCATGTACTTTATCTAATAAGTCTTTTGATTTTAATACCATATCTTTATTGGTCAACCCTTTAGGAATCACAAAAATAGTACCGTCTACTTTACTAGCCATCACTTGAGCATCTGTTACTGCTACTACAGGTGGCATATCAAAGATAATCAAATCAAAAATTTGGTCTAGTTCATTCATTAATTTATCCATTCGTTTGGAAGCTAATAGCTCAGAAGGATTTGGCGGAATAACACCGCTCGTGATAATAAATAACCCTTCAGTTGGAGCTCGATGTGCAATGTCGCTTATGTTTACGTCTTTTTCTGTTAATAAGGTTGTTAAGCCATCATGATTAGGCAAACGGAACGTTTTATGAACAGTTGGTTTGCGCATATCCGCATCGACCAATAACACTTTTTTCCCTTGGGAAGCAAATGTTACCGCTAAGTTGGCAGAAATAGTGGACTTACCAGCACCCGGTCCAGCAGAAGTAACCACAACCGTTTTCAAATCTTGGTCTATCATCGAAAATTGAATATTAGTACGAATGGTTCTGAATTGTTCTGCAATAACCGAACTTGGTCTGGTTAACGTAATTAAACTAGGGCGTTCGCCATTAGTTTCTTTTGTTTTCTTTTTAAACATCTCTTTCACCTCTTTATACTCTACTTTGAGCCCTTCTAGAATTTACTTGCTTGGTAGTTTCAACTTTTGATGTTAATTCAGCAGAAGACATTTCAGAAACACTACCTAAACTGGTCCAGCCTAAATCATTGATAATAAATTGCTCATCCCGAACAGTTGTATCCATAAATTCAAGTAAGAAAGCTGCACCTACACCCAGCATTAAACCAACTAATAGTCCAATAACTAAGTTAAGAGGGTTATTTGGCGAAATTTGATTGTTGTTTGGAATAGCTTCAGAAATAATCGTGACATTATCAACATTCATGATGTTTCCAATTTCATTTTGAAAAGTCGTTGCTACTTCATTAGCTATTTCAGCAGCTAAAAATGGATCTTCGTCTGTTACAGTTAAAGAAAATACTTGTGAATTGTCTTGTGTTGCAATTTCTATTTTTTCTGACAACTGTGCAGTAGTTAGATTGCCTTTTAACTTACCGCTCACTTCATTTAAAATGACCGGACCTTTAATAATATCTTTGTATGTATTGATCATTTGGACATTCGTATTGATATCGTTTAATTGCATACCTTCAGCCGATTCCGTTGTCCGGTTGACTAATATTTGGGTAGTTGAATTGTATTTAGGTGTAGCAATAAAAAAAGTAAATACCGCTGCTAAAATTAAAGCTACTAATCCTAGACTGATAATCATTGTCATTCTTTTCTTCAGAATACCAAATAACTCCGATAAACTAATCTCTTCTTCCATAATTTCCTCCTACGCTTACTTTAATAATTTTAGTATAAACAAAAAAAATTAACACTTTTACAGTATAACATAATACCAGTGATATTCGAGTACTTTTTATTAACATTTAATTTGAATACATATCGAATTAAATTAAAATTATTAGTTTCCAACACATATAGGGATTAAAAACTTCTTTTTCTTATATAAATAAATAACTAATGACAGACAAAAAAACATAGTCTAGTTTTGACTATGCTTTTTTAAAATACTATTTTTCTCTTAATTCTCTGCTCAATTGAATAATATACTCTTTCAAATTATCTTTAACTTCTGGATGTTCTAAGCCGTATTCAATACTAGTCATCATATAGCCGAATTTGTCTCCCACGTCATAACGCGTTCCTGTAAATTCATGTGCCAATACTTTTTGTGTTTTGTTTAATGCTTCGATAGCATCAGTCAGTTGAACTTCATTACCCGCACCAGGTTCTTGTTTTTCTAACATGTCAAATATTTCTGGTGTCAATAAATAGCGGCCGATGATTGCTAAGTCGCTTGGAGCGTCTTCAGAATTTGGTTTTTCAACAAAACGGCTGACTTCATACAATCCCTCTTCCAGTTTTTTAGCTGGATCAACAATACCGTACTTTGATGTATCTTCATGCGGCACACGCATTGTAGCAAGCGTTGATAACCCTCTTTTTTCATAACGGTTTATCAATTGTTTCGTCAACGGCACGTCATCTTTCATCATGTCATCGCCAAGTAATACAATAAACGGCTCGTTTCCAACAAAACTTTTTGCATGCAAGACAGCATCGCCTAATCCTTTCGGGTAAGACTGGCGAATAAAATGCAGTTTTATTTTAGTTGTACTCTCTACTAATTTTAACAATGCCCATTTTTCTTTTTCTTCCAAGTTTTGTTCCAATTCAAAATTTGAATCAAAATGATCTTCAATCGACCGTTTGCTTCTGCCAGTCACGACCAAGATTTCTTCGATGCCAGATTCGATTGCTTCTTCTACGATAAATTGAATCGTTGGTTTATCCACGATGGGCAGCATTTCTTTGGCCATCGCTTTAGTAGCTGGTAAAAACCGTGTTCCTAATCCCGCTGCGGGAATAACTGCTTTTCTTACTTTTTGCATTCTCTTTTCCTCCATTACATTTACGCTATGTAAGAAAGACGTACCAAATTAAAGGCAGCCTCTCTCTTCATTGTGCTTTATCTTATTCGTATCCATTTGGATTATTTTCTTGCCATCTCCAAGAATCACGGCACATTTCTTCTAGATTAAATGCAGCTTTCCAGCCTAATTCAACAGCTGCTTTTGTGGCATCTGAATAGCAAGTTCCAATGTCTCCAGGTCTTCTATCTACTAAAGCATAAGGAACGTTTTGTCCCGTCGCTTTTTCGAAATTGGTCACAACATCCAAAACACTGTAGCCTTGACCTGTCCCTAAATTATAGGCTTCGATTTGCTCAGTAGCTAGAACTTTTTCGACCGCTTTCAAATGGCCTTTTGCTAAATCAACGACATGGATGTAATCCCGTACTCCGGTTCCGTCAGACGTGTCATAATCGCTGCCAAAGACACTTAGCTGTTCGCGTTTCCCTACGGCTACTTGTGTGATATACGGCATCAAGTTATTTGGAATACCATTCGGATCTTCACCAATTCGGCCGCTTTCGTGAGCTCCGATTGGATTAAAGTACCGCAATAGCGCAATGCTCCAAGTAGAATCTGCTTTGTAAACGTCTTGCAAGATTTGTTCAATCATCATCTTCGTTGTACCATATGGATTTGTAGTACTCAATGGCAAGTCTTCTGTTAATGGAGAAACATTGTTCATACCATAAACGGTTGCCGAAGAACTGAACACCATTTTTTTCACATTGTATTTCTCCATCAATTCTGCTAAAACAAATGTGCCGGTTAAATTATTGTGGTAATATTTTAACGGCTCAGCAACTGATTCGCCAACGGCTTTATAACCTGCAAAATGGATCACTGCATCTAAGTCATGAGCTTGAAAAACTTCTTCTAATGCTGCTTTATCTAAAATGTTTACTTCATGAAAGCTGAATTCTTTTCCCGTGATTTCTTTGATCCGATTCAATACTTCTGGTTTGCTGTTTGAATAGTCATCAACAATCACCACTTCATATCCTGCATTTAGTAATTCAACAGTTGTGTGGCTGCCGATATATCCAGCACCACCAGTAACTAAAATAGCCATGTAAACGCTCCTTTATTTTCCATTTAACTATCATTGGACTAACGTACTTCCCAATCATAATATAGAATGTCTAAAATAACAATCTTAACCGTCACTATAAAGGGTTGAAAAATTCTAAAGCGGAACTATAATTTTCCCCTGTCAGAACATCGTACATGACCGCATCGTAGTCATTCAACAGTTCTAGTGTCTCTGGCGCCAACTCTTCACGGTTCATTTTCATTTCACTATCAGAAGTTTCGACATACATACTTTTTTCAAATGCCGGCAAAACGGCTTCGAGTTCACTTAACAAAGCATAATAAGGCGAAAGTGGGACATTTGTCATTTCTAAAAGATGGTTTGCAAAGTAAATCGGGCTGATGACACCTAAATCTGTGTCTTCCTCTGAAAAATTCGTATAAATCAATAACGGCGTTTGGTGCATGGTCAAATCATTATTTTGTTGATAAATTTCATCGCTGTAAAATCCAGGCAAGTGGTCCCCCCAAAAGAAAACAATCGTCTTCTCAGGATATTCCGCTAACTGATCGATCAGCATTTCTAAAGCGTCGTCGCTATACGCTAAATCTTGATAATAGTTTTCAATCGCTTCGACGCTGTAATCGGTCCCGCCAGCCACAAAATCAGTTTCTGGGTATTTGCCAGGATAAGGTGCATGGTTTTGCATAGTCACCAGATGGATAAAGTCTTTCTCTTTCGTATGGTTTAAGCGGTCCATAACTTCTTGATAAGCGGAGTCGTCTGAAATAAAGGTGTTTTGATCTTTTGTTGCGGTGTGGTTCATTGTGGCATCGTACAGAAACGTTTTAAAGCCCATTTCTCGGTACACATCCGTTCTTTTGTACATATAGGTATCATAGGGATGAATTGCTGTCGTTTGGTGTCCTGAATCTTTTAAGTAAGAAACCAAAGAAGGCATTTGGTGAATTTGTTTGGTGAGTTGAGTATATGGGGTGGTAATACTAGGCAACATGGGTTCCATTGAAAAGCCGGTCAGCGCTTCGAATTCAATATTCGCAGTTCCTCCGCCATAGCCTTGAGACAAGACTTCGCCGCTTCTGTTTTGTTTTAATAGCTCATGCGTTTTTGGTATCGGATCTCGTGATTGAGTCATCCCGTTGATTTTTGATGGGTCGGTAAAGGTTTCGTTCATCACATATATGATATTGATATCTTCTAATGTTTGGTCTCGTGTTAGATTTGTTTCGGCCGCTCTTTTTTTGTATTTTGCCACAATTTCATTAATGGATTCTTTTGAATAATTGGAAGGCTGTTCCATCCCTGGAGAGTCTAGATTAAAGAGGAATCCGGCAACAAAGCCGTTATCGAGGTAGTTTTGTTGCTGGCTCCATCCTACCCAGACGGCACTACGATTAAAAGCTGCTTGGACAACATTTTTTGGTTGATTAAAGTTGGCAATGTAGCCAATCAATAAAGAGCTTGCTATGAATACTAATGCTCGTGTTAAGTAAAGGGATTTCTTACTCTTTTTCAGTTCAGAAGATGTGTTTTGTGTTTTTAGTTTTTTAAACCGTGAATAACCAAACAACAAGCCAGTCCCTAACAATAGCACGATTAACACCAACACACTGATCAAGATTTTTTTATCGATTATTTTCACTAAAAACGGCAATTCTTTGATCATCAGTAAATCATTGGGATACAATGGCTCACCACGAAAGAGGTCTTTCTGTTGATTAGCAATGCCTGCAACCCAAGATAGGATCAACACCAGCATTGAACCAATCCATTTATTTCCAATTAAAGCGGTTACCCAACTATACAAAACAAAAACAATACTGACTTGCAATAAAACTAGGGCGAACGAAACTTCAGCAAAATAAGTTTGCATCACCATTGAATCGAAGTGAGCCTGATAGAATTGCAACAATCCAACACTTATCATTCCGGTTATCATGCCTAACAGTACTGTCATTCTGATTTTTTTCAATAACTGCTTCTTTTTTTGTTCCTTTAAACCATGATTGACTAACTCTTCTGTACCTTTTGTTGTCATTCTAATCCCTCGTTTCTTCTTAAAATACTAAGCATACTAAAAAAATGGGTTGTTATTCAAAAAAGGAAAACACGAAATAAGGTGGTTTAGAACATAGTGATGAGGAGGTGTTGCTGATTGATCATAAATGGATTGAATCGAACTTGAAGAAGGTGTTGTTTAAAAGGAGGTCAAATTATAGATGAAATTATTGTAATGAAGTGGGTAAAAGTATATCCGTTGTTTTTCTATATTGTAAATCTATTGTACCAGTACTTTTCTATTTTGCAATTTAAATAGTACCTTTTTAATAAAAAAAAGCGAAACACCGTAAAAAATCTTTACAGTATTTCGTATTTGTTATTCTAGTTCAAGTTGTTGTTTTAAAAGCGTAGAAACTCTAGCTAATTCTGCAGGGTCGACTTGCTGGTAAGAAACTCCATTCATCATAACTCCGGTTCCTTCTAATTGGATTTGTTCAATATTACCAGCTGCTGAACGGTATTTACTGAAGATATCCATCATATCCGCAAATGCTAAGTTGGTTTTCATATTGTTTTCCATTGTTCCAAGCACACTTTGATAGTTAGTAATGGTTGAGAAGGTTGCTACTTTTTTGACGATAGCTTCAAGAACTTGGCGCTGTCTTCCTTGACGTCCATAGTCCCCATTTGGGTCTTCGTGGCGCATTCTTGAGTAAGCTAGTGCTGCTGCGCCGTCAAGTGTTTCAGTCTGTCCTTCTGTGAACGTGTAACCTTCAGTTGTAAATGATAATGGGCTGGTCACTTGAATGCCGCCGACTGCATCTACGATATCTTGAATCCCTTGCATGTTTACTTCTACATAATAGTCAATTGGAATATCCAATAATTTTTGAACGGTGTTCATCGACATGCTGGTTCCGCCAAATGCGTATGCATGATTGATTTTATCCATTGTACCTTTGCCGGCGATTTCGGTATACGTGTCGCGTGGGATGCTGACGATTTTTGATTCGTTCGTTTTAGGGTTGACCGTCATAACCATAATCGTATCTGAGCGGCCTTGTTCCGTTCGGCCTAAATCGCCTGTATCAACGCCTAGCATTAAGATCGAAAATGCTTGGCTTTTATCAACATCAACTGGCTTTTCTCTGACTTTTTCTGTTTCAACGCCTTTATAAATTTTTTCGGTCGTACCCGTTACATCACTGTAAACTTTCCAAATAAACAGTCCGAATACAGCAATTAAAACTACCAAAATCAATAAGACGATTTTGGGTCCTCTTTTTCTTTTTTTAGGTTGTTTATGGGAACCGTTTCGCATTTCTGAACGTGATTTAGCCATTTCTTTACCCTCTTTCAACTCTTCTATGTATATCTAGTGTTTTTTTACATTGCCCTTTTATTGTATCAGTAGTTTTTGTTTTTACAATTTAAATTTTACTTAAATTGTAAAAGAAACTAAACCCTTTTCAATTTCTTGTTACATTTTGTCCACATGTCTTGTTTTTGAATTATATTTTTCGTAAACCGCTACAGTTTCTTGATAAAATTGTTCTTGAGAAAATTGATTTGAAGCTAACTCAAACAAGTTTTCCCCTTTTTCTTTCAATGTATTCGTTTGCCAATCAGCATAAGCTTCTTTTAATGCTTGCGAAAAAGCTGCTTTATCGCCCACAGGTACTAACCAACCATAAGTCTTATCCGGAACTAATAAAGCTACTTCCCCCACATCGGTACTGATAAAAGGAACGCGCTGATTAGCGGATTCTAACAACGCTAAAGGAAACCCTTCACTGTAAGAAGCTAGAACAGAAAGATCTGTTTGCTGCAAAATTTGTTCAATGGCAAGTTTATCTAAAAAGCCATGAAACTGAATGTTGTTTGCCAACTTCAACTCTTGTGCTTTTTGTTCCAGTGTTTCTCTTAACTCTCCATCTCCTATAACATTTAAATGAAAATCGTTTAAGGCACTAGCTTGCAGGCTTTCAAATAACAATTCATGACCCTTGATAGGGGTCAATCGGGCAATGTAACTGATTGTAAATACTGAATGGACTTTTACAGAGGGTTTTTGGCCGTCAAAAAGCAAACCGTTGTAAACAACAGAAATCTTTGTTTCTGGAATGCCCATATCGATGAGAACTTTTTTAAACTCCTCCGTTACAGTGATCAAACCATCGGCTTTTTTTAAGCTTCTTACATTCAAAAAAGAGAAAGCTTTCCCTTTTGGTCCTTTTCCCACAAAGTCGAGCTGAGGGTTACTGTGAATGGTGGTTAACCATGTTGCGTTTAGGCGTTTTTTAATAAGACTTAAGATTAAATTCGCTCTTGCTCCATGAGTATGTACAATATCGTATTGCCCTTCATTGATAAGCGTGACCATTTTTTTTAGAATAGACAAATCATAGCGGGAAGTTTGGCTGATAGATTGCACAGTGATCCCTAAAGCTCTCGCTTCCCGTGCTACTATTCCCTCTTCCAATACAAGCAGCTCTGCTGTATGAGCATTAAACTGCGATAAAAGAGATAAAATATGCGTCTTTGCTCCGCCTTCTTCTAATCCTGCATTTACATGTAAAACTTTCATCCGTTGGTCCCTCATTTTAACTAACATTTTTCTTTTCTTTTTTAACAGCAACCAAAAATTTCGGCAAAACCAGCATCCGTTTAAATCGAGAAGGTTGCTTTATCAATCGGTAGAACCATTCAAGGTTCATTTTGATAAAGATAGCCGGTGCTCTCTTAACGGTTCCTGTATAGGCATCAAAAGCGCCTCCTACACCCATGGCTAACCCTTTATCTGCTTGCTCCAAATACCGCAGGATCCATTTCTCTTGTCTTGAAAAACCTAACCCTACGAACAAGAGATCCGGTTCCGCTGCTAACACTTCACTTAAGATACTTTCATCAGCTAAATCAAAATAGCCGTTGTGGTAACCTACTAAATTGATTTGCGGATAATCTTTCTTTAATTTTTTGACTGCCTTTTCAATGGTTGTCTGCTTAGCACCTAACAAGTAAACACTTTTCTGGTTTAAATCAGCTTCTTTTAAAAGGTCCAGCATCAAATCATATCCAGCTACACGTTCAACAATGGGCGTGCCAAGTATCCTGGCTCCTTTAACGATTCCAATGCCATCTGCTGTAATATAATCCGCTTGTTTCAAAATAGCCATATAGTGTTTATCAGCATTCGCATGCATGACGATTTCTGGGTTGGCTGTCACCACAAACGTTTTTTCTTTTTTGTTTACTCGATCTATTAATGCAGCTAACATTTCTTTTTTTGTTAAATTATCAAACTTTACATTCAAAACATCTATTTTCTTATTTGTCATTATATAAACACCTATTTTTTAATTATTAGTAACACTTCTATTGTAATGGAAATACCGTTCATTTACATTAAAAAAATAGATTTAAGCAATACT is a genomic window of Carnobacterium sp. CP1 containing:
- a CDS encoding tyrosine-protein phosphatase; this translates as MIDLHCHILPGIDDGAKTMDDSLAMAHAAVAEGITHILATPHYKNGRWDNEKIDILRDVENLQNELNNRDIPLTVFPGQEVRIIGELIEDIQRNKIQFIDETNQYLLIEFPTATIPAFTDSLFFSLQTKGITPIIVHPERNHAILNDSNKLLTLIEKGALAQLTAGSYVGTFGKKTQKLSKQLIEAGLVHFIASDAHNVQSRTFHLKEAYEKLEKEFDKKKVQQFKQTTKDLINGEIIVTNPPKEVKTSKFLGLF
- a CDS encoding CpsD/CapB family tyrosine-protein kinase, translating into MFKKKTKETNGERPSLITLTRPSSVIAEQFRTIRTNIQFSMIDQDLKTVVVTSAGPGAGKSTISANLAVTFASQGKKVLLVDADMRKPTVHKTFRLPNHDGLTTLLTEKDVNISDIAHRAPTEGLFIITSGVIPPNPSELLASKRMDKLMNELDQIFDLIIFDMPPVVAVTDAQVMASKVDGTIFVIPKGLTNKDMVLKSKDLLDKVHANVIGAIFNRVEMSGDNYYYYYGEKE
- the galU gene encoding UTP--glucose-1-phosphate uridylyltransferase GalU, which encodes MQKVRKAVIPAAGLGTRFLPATKAMAKEMLPIVDKPTIQFIVEEAIESGIEEILVVTGRSKRSIEDHFDSNFELEQNLEEKEKWALLKLVESTTKIKLHFIRQSYPKGLGDAVLHAKSFVGNEPFIVLLGDDMMKDDVPLTKQLINRYEKRGLSTLATMRVPHEDTSKYGIVDPAKKLEEGLYEVSRFVEKPNSEDAPSDLAIIGRYLLTPEIFDMLEKQEPGAGNEVQLTDAIEALNKTQKVLAHEFTGTRYDVGDKFGYMMTSIEYGLEHPEVKDNLKEYIIQLSRELREK
- a CDS encoding LCP family glycopolymer transferase, whose amino-acid sequence is MAKSRSEMRNGSHKQPKKRKRGPKIVLLILVVLIAVFGLFIWKVYSDVTGTTEKIYKGVETEKVREKPVDVDKSQAFSILMLGVDTGDLGRTEQGRSDTIMVMTVNPKTNESKIVSIPRDTYTEIAGKGTMDKINHAYAFGGTSMSMNTVQKLLDIPIDYYVEVNMQGIQDIVDAVGGIQVTSPLSFTTEGYTFTEGQTETLDGAAALAYSRMRHEDPNGDYGRQGRQRQVLEAIVKKVATFSTITNYQSVLGTMENNMKTNLAFADMMDIFSKYRSAAGNIEQIQLEGTGVMMNGVSYQQVDPAELARVSTLLKQQLELE
- a CDS encoding glycosyltransferase family 4 protein; this encodes MKVLHVNAGLEEGGAKTHILSLLSQFNAHTAELLVLEEGIVAREARALGITVQSISQTSRYDLSILKKMVTLINEGQYDIVHTHGARANLILSLIKKRLNATWLTTIHSNPQLDFVGKGPKGKAFSFLNVRSLKKADGLITVTEEFKKVLIDMGIPETKISVVYNGLLFDGQKPSVKVHSVFTISYIARLTPIKGHELLFESLQASALNDFHLNVIGDGELRETLEQKAQELKLANNIQFHGFLDKLAIEQILQQTDLSVLASYSEGFPLALLESANQRVPFISTDVGEVALLVPDKTYGWLVPVGDKAAFSQALKEAYADWQTNTLKEKGENLFELASNQFSQEQFYQETVAVYEKYNSKTRHVDKM
- a CDS encoding YveK family protein gives rise to the protein MEEEISLSELFGILKKRMTMIISLGLVALILAAVFTFFIATPKYNSTTQILVNRTTESAEGMQLNDINTNVQMINTYKDIIKGPVILNEVSGKLKGNLTTAQLSEKIEIATQDNSQVFSLTVTDEDPFLAAEIANEVATTFQNEIGNIMNVDNVTIISEAIPNNNQISPNNPLNLVIGLLVGLMLGVGAAFLLEFMDTTVRDEQFIINDLGWTSLGSVSEMSSAELTSKVETTKQVNSRRAQSRV
- the galE gene encoding UDP-glucose 4-epimerase GalE, encoding MAILVTGGAGYIGSHTTVELLNAGYEVVIVDDYSNSKPEVLNRIKEITGKEFSFHEVNILDKAALEEVFQAHDLDAVIHFAGYKAVGESVAEPLKYYHNNLTGTFVLAELMEKYNVKKMVFSSSATVYGMNNVSPLTEDLPLSTTNPYGTTKMMIEQILQDVYKADSTWSIALLRYFNPIGAHESGRIGEDPNGIPNNLMPYITQVAVGKREQLSVFGSDYDTSDGTGVRDYIHVVDLAKGHLKAVEKVLATEQIEAYNLGTGQGYSVLDVVTNFEKATGQNVPYALVDRRPGDIGTCYSDATKAAVELGWKAAFNLEEMCRDSWRWQENNPNGYE
- a CDS encoding WecB/TagA/CpsF family glycosyltransferase, whose product is MTNKKIDVLNVKFDNLTKKEMLAALIDRVNKKEKTFVVTANPEIVMHANADKHYMAILKQADYITADGIGIVKGARILGTPIVERVAGYDLMLDLLKEADLNQKSVYLLGAKQTTIEKAVKKLKKDYPQINLVGYHNGYFDLADESILSEVLAAEPDLLFVGLGFSRQEKWILRYLEQADKGLAMGVGGAFDAYTGTVKRAPAIFIKMNLEWFYRLIKQPSRFKRMLVLPKFLVAVKKEKKNVS
- a CDS encoding LTA synthase family protein, which translates into the protein MTTKGTEELVNHGLKEQKKKQLLKKIRMTVLLGMITGMISVGLLQFYQAHFDSMVMQTYFAEVSFALVLLQVSIVFVLYSWVTALIGNKWIGSMLVLILSWVAGIANQQKDLFRGEPLYPNDLLMIKELPFLVKIIDKKILISVLVLIVLLLGTGLLFGYSRFKKLKTQNTSSELKKSKKSLYLTRALVFIASSLLIGYIANFNQPKNVVQAAFNRSAVWVGWSQQQNYLDNGFVAGFLFNLDSPGMEQPSNYSKESINEIVAKYKKRAAETNLTRDQTLEDINIIYVMNETFTDPSKINGMTQSRDPIPKTHELLKQNRSGEVLSQGYGGGTANIEFEALTGFSMEPMLPSITTPYTQLTKQIHQMPSLVSYLKDSGHQTTAIHPYDTYMYKRTDVYREMGFKTFLYDATMNHTATKDQNTFISDDSAYQEVMDRLNHTKEKDFIHLVTMQNHAPYPGKYPETDFVAGGTDYSVEAIENYYQDLAYSDDALEMLIDQLAEYPEKTIVFFWGDHLPGFYSDEIYQQNNDLTMHQTPLLIYTNFSEEDTDLGVISPIYFANHLLEMTNVPLSPYYALLSELEAVLPAFEKSMYVETSDSEMKMNREELAPETLELLNDYDAVMYDVLTGENYSSALEFFNPL